The following proteins are encoded in a genomic region of Ostrea edulis chromosome 7, xbOstEdul1.1, whole genome shotgun sequence:
- the LOC125656840 gene encoding uncharacterized protein LOC125656840 isoform X1, which translates to MGRKSPSKQDQHKNANPTSQQSSSSGALKKEAAVLKDTSLAVLSRELGALDKYSGLMLGMYLNVPTTTIVNIANAASDDGYDDVSDRTRIDTTQKILITWKDSWKDMRPKIKEREKVKELARAVTEMGKSEMAAVITDKHGENAELTADAFQGLTS; encoded by the exons ATGGGAAGGAAATCGCCATCAAAGCAAGATCAACATAAAAATGCAAACCCGACATCCCAGCAAT CATCATCATCCGGAGCTTTGAAGAAAGAGGCGGCTGTATTGAAAGACACCAGTCTCGCAGTGCTCTCGCGAGAGCTGGGAGCCCTCGACAAATACAGCGGTCTAATGCTTGGGATGTACCTAAATGTTCCTACCACTACTATCGTCAACATCGCTAACGCCGCGTCAGACGACGGGTATGATGACGTCAGCGACAGAACCCGGATTGACACCACACAGAAAATACTGATCACGTGGAAGGACTCTTGGAAAGACATGCGCCCAAAGATTAAAGAGCGGGAAAAAGTGAAAGAGCTTGCGCGAGCAGTTACCGAGATGGGGAAATCTGAAATGGCAGCTGTGATCACCGACAAACATGGGGAAAACGCGGAACTTACGGCGGACGCTTTTCAAGGCCTCACATCATGA
- the LOC125656840 gene encoding uncharacterized protein LOC125656840 isoform X2: MTDDASSSGALKKEAAVLKDTSLAVLSRELGALDKYSGLMLGMYLNVPTTTIVNIANAASDDGYDDVSDRTRIDTTQKILITWKDSWKDMRPKIKEREKVKELARAVTEMGKSEMAAVITDKHGENAELTADAFQGLTS, translated from the exons ATGACTGATGACG CATCATCATCCGGAGCTTTGAAGAAAGAGGCGGCTGTATTGAAAGACACCAGTCTCGCAGTGCTCTCGCGAGAGCTGGGAGCCCTCGACAAATACAGCGGTCTAATGCTTGGGATGTACCTAAATGTTCCTACCACTACTATCGTCAACATCGCTAACGCCGCGTCAGACGACGGGTATGATGACGTCAGCGACAGAACCCGGATTGACACCACACAGAAAATACTGATCACGTGGAAGGACTCTTGGAAAGACATGCGCCCAAAGATTAAAGAGCGGGAAAAAGTGAAAGAGCTTGCGCGAGCAGTTACCGAGATGGGGAAATCTGAAATGGCAGCTGTGATCACCGACAAACATGGGGAAAACGCGGAACTTACGGCGGACGCTTTTCAAGGCCTCACATCATGA